Part of the Candidatus Brocadia sinica JPN1 genome, GTTTTGTGCTGCATCTGCAGCCTATTGCGGATATGCGTGAAAATTGTATTGTGGGCTATGAGGCGTTATTGCGAATGATTGGTGAAAACAATGAACTCATCCATCCAGCAGCATTTCTTGATGTTGCTGAACGTTCCGATCTTATCAATGATATAGATCGATGGGTAGTACGCAGGGCCATCAGGATCATTACAGAAATATGCAAATCTGATAAAAATCTGTATATTGGAGCCAATCTCTCTGGTAAGGCATTCGACGACCCGGAACTGATATCTATCATTAATCAGGAATTGGCAGCCACCGCTATTAACCCGGTAAACCTTGTTCTGGAAATTACCGAAAGCGCCGTTATCACAGACATTATCGAAGCACAGCATTTTATTACTACCCTCAAGGCCATGGGCTGTCGCTTTGCCCTGGACGATTTTGGCACCGGCTTTTCATCGCTCAATTATCTCAAGCATTTACCCGTCGATTATTTGAAGATTGATGGTAGCTTTATCCGTAATCTGCCAAACGACTCAGCAGACCAACATTTGGTCAGGGCAATAGTAGAAGTAGCGCGTGGTTTGAATAAACAGACTATAGCCGAGTTTGTGGAATGTGAAGAAGCGGTACGATTGCTGTTAGAATACGGAGTGGATTATGCCCAGGGGTATCATATTGGCCGGCCAAGGGCAATGTCTGAGATATGAAAAAGGCGAAGGGCAATCTTTATCTCCTTACCACCGTGCAATTAATCCCATTCAAGCGTTAAGGTATGATCCTTATTTAACACTACCCGGGTCCCAAACCTTTTGCCTTCCCTGTTCAAGATGTTGCTGAGCCACACAGCATCGGGCGTTGATGCCCGATTTACTCGAAAGTGTTTCGTGTGTGTTGGTGTCATTTGAAAACGAACGAGCCTGCCGCTTGCTGGTTCCGCATATGCAAAATACATCAAACCTAAATCACCCCTGAAGAATTCGTAACCACTGATACCTTCATAATCATTGAGAAAATCACCGCAGCCATAGATGATAGGTCTGTCCTGATAAACCTCTATGCCTTTTACATGGTGGGAAGAATGTCCGTGGACGATATCGATTCCTGCATAATCAATGAGCATATGAGCGAATTGTATTTGTTCGTGAGGGATTTCATACCCCCAGTTATCTCCCCAATGAATAGAGGCGATTACAATATCTCTTCGTTGTTTTACTTTTTGCACTTGCTCTCTGATATGCCGGACAGCACTGTCTGACAAATCTTTTAAGAGATTCACACCGGGCCGGTTTCCCAAAGCAGCCCATTCTAAAGGTATTCCGCTTGTTTCCGATCCAAACGAAAAAACAATTACTCTTCCTTTTCCATCCACATCTAATAATGCAGGAGTTTCTGCCTCTTTCAGATTCCAACCTGCCCCCGCGCTTTTCACATGGGCTTTCTTCAATGTTTCAATGGTTTCTGCGAGACCCGTATATCCCCAATCAAGGGTATGATTATTTGCGAGAGAACAACAATCTATCCGGGGCGCCGTTATACAGGGAATATTGAGGGGATTCATCCTGTAGTGGACAGGCTTGCCTTTCCAATAGTCATTACTCTTTGTTATACTTGTCTCCAGGTTAACTATTTTCAAATCCGGCGCAATTCGTTCCAATTCGCCGAGGGCGTCTCCCCAGATAGAGGAGAAACTAACGGGATGTGGAATCCGGCCACTTTCCCTCTCTGCTAGTTCCAGATATCCCCTGGCGTTTTTCATGTAGAATTCGTGGAGGAGGGGATTGCCAGGATACGGCAATACCTGATCTATGCCTCTTCCTGTCATTACATCACCACACATGAATATACTGATAGTATCGGACATTTTTCCCGGCTTTTGAACAACTCTTTGGTGGGTGTTTTTTATCTATGGAAAATCTTCTGGTATTCCTATGGAAAAGCTTCATTTTGTGTTAAAATGTGCATTTATAATTCCCTGTTTCAGGAGAGAGTATAGCATATATTCCCTTTTCTGTTGAGTATTATTTTTTGCTCAAGTCCGTGACAATGTTTACCCGGGTTTTTTGCGAAGATGAAATTTTATGATAAACGGTTATATCATTCGAAAATTTAACGATGAGAAGATTCCTGGGCGCTTCAGGGCTATACTCTTCGACCTTGATGGCACGCTCCTTGATACCCTGGAAGACCTGGGTAATGCCGCAAACCGTGTTTTACGGAAAAACGGATTTCCCATGCATGATATGGATGCATATCGCACTATGGTTGGTGATGGCGCGGTTGTGCTTATACGGCGGGCACTCCCGGAGGACAAACGGAATGATGAAACCATCCGTGCCTGCGTCCAGTCGTTCCGTGAAGAATATGGACGAGGGTGGAAGACAAAAACCAGGCCCTACGATGGAGTGGCAGAAATGCTCGATGCGCTGACGGTGTATGGCATGAAAATGGCGGTTCTGTCAAACAAGCCGGACGATTTTACAAAACGGTGTGTAGCTGAATTTCTGTCAGATTGGACATTTGACATGGTTCTGGGGCAGAGCGACTCTACACCCCTCAAGCCAGATCCGGCAGGCGCAAAAGAGATAGCTAAATACCTGGATATCCCACCCTCTCATTTTATCTATCTCGGAGATACTGCTATTGACATGAAGACTGCCGTTGCGACTGGCATGTTTCCTGTGGGAGCACTCTGGGGATTCCGCACGGAAAAGGAGTTGCGGGAAAATGGCGCGCAGGCGCTCATCAAAAAACCACAAGAAATTCTGAATCTCCTGGGCACGACCTCAGATACTGCACAGACAAAAAGGAAACACGATATAAAGGGTAAAGCTGGAAGGGATAAATGACCTTTATCCGTGGGTAGAGGGTGCAGCTCAAATGATAACCCTTCTCACTCCCCTCTTTTTCATCTTAAATAATGTCTCCTGTAGACATATCATAAACCCATTTGAGGTCTGTGGGATTATACTCAAAGAGTTCTTTTTTATCAAAAAAGATACCGATCTCTTTTTCGGCAGAGGCGGGAGAATCTGAACCGTGAATCAAATTGAAACGGTTGCTGACGGCATAATCGCCTCTGATAGTACCGGGTTCTGCCTTTGAGCCGAAGGTCGCGCCCATCATTTTTCTCACAATTTCTATGGCGTTCTTTCCTTTCAATACCATAACGATTACGGGTGCAGAGGATGTATATCTGACCAACGGTTCAAAAAAATCCTTATTTTCATGTACGGCATAGTGTTTTTTGGCCATATCCTCTGAGATTTGGGTCATTTTAAGTCCCACGATCTGAAATCCCTTTTCCTCAAACCGTGATATGATTTTTCCTATCAAGCGACGTTGAATGGTATCTGGTTTTAATATAACTAAGGTCTTTTCCATAAAATATGATTCCTTTTTTTGAGTTTTTTGACATAAAGTTCCCTTACCAGGAGGAAGAAATTTTGATAATCAGGACTCTGGTAGTCTGGAAATGTCCATGGGAAGGATTCATATCTTCCCCTGCGATAATTAAGGGTTACCTCAGCATAGATGCCATCGCGCAAATAGATACGATGGGAGAAATCCTTGGTGGAAACCAGGATGAGTCTGCTTTCATTTATGTAGCCAGGGTCAATATTGACGGGACGTTTCATGGCATATTGTTTTAAAGAGGCAACGAATTCTTCCAAAGCATTGGTCTGTACTTTGATAGCAGCAATCTCATCGGGCAAAATAAGTTTTTCGAAACTATAAAATTGCCTCTGAATTCCCTTACCCATTTCCCCGGTATAATAATCTGTAAAATGAAAGGGTAGGATGTCACTTTTCAGGTCTATCGGGCCAAAATACTCTTCCAGTGTTTTGTCAATCTCCCTGAGGATTTCAGGAATACTTGTCAGTACACCAATAAGTAAATTTACTGGCTTAGGTTTGGAAATTTGGCCCAAGATAGTTACAAGTTGATAATTACAAAATACCTACAAAGTTCTTATACTTACGGTTTCGACAGCGCTTCAAGCAGGTGCTTGATCTTCGATCTAACTTCATCGGGTGGTGTCAGGAATGTTTCTCCGCTTTTTCTTAATTTTATTTCAAGTTCTTTCGTCTCGGTAAATTTCTTACCAATAATAATCTTTATAGGGATGCCAATCAGGTCGGCGTCTTTAAATTTGACACCGGGTCTCTGGTCCCGGTCGTCCAGCAATACCTCAAGACCTGCAATATTCGTGAGATCCTCGTAAATGTGATTTGCTATTTGCATGCTGGCGGCATCGTTGACATTGACGGGGATGATAATAATCTTGTATGGGGCCAGCGCAATTGGCCATATGATACCATTTTCATCATGCGACCTTTCGATAAGGGAGGCAATAATACGATTGACTCCGATTCCGTAACAACCCATGATCATGGATTTCTCTTTGCCATTGGTGTCCAGGAACTTTGCCTTGAGGGCATCGCTGTATTTCGTGCCGAGTTTGAAGACGTGTCCGATTTCGATACCCTGTGAGATGTCGATCTCATGATTACATTTCGGGCACCTATCCCCTTTGGTTACATAACGAACATCAGCAACACCGCCGATGGTAAAATCCCTTTCAGGATTCACATGTAACAAATGGGCATCCGGCTTGTTGGCGCCCGTAACAAAATTGCGGAGTATGGATACGGCCTGGTCGGCTATGATTTTTATCTGGATGCCCACGGGCCCTGCAAACCCCACGCGCGCGCCAGTGACGTGTTCGATGGTGGTATGGTCTGCAAGCGCAACGGTTTCCTGGCCAAGCAGCTTGGTCAGCTTGGTCTCATTAACCTCATGGTCGCCTCTCAGGAGAACAGCAACCGGCTGGCCACCCGCAATATAAATCATGGTTTTAACCATTTGATCTGGTTTTATCTGTAAAAAGTCGCTAACTTCCTGAATAGTATGCTTATTGGGTGTGGAAATCTCCTTAATCGGTTGCGGGGTTGCGTTATTTTCTCGAGGGATGGGGGCAGCTTCAGCCCGCTCACGATTGGCGCTGTAGCCACATTTCAAGCACCGGATGAGAACATCTTCTCCCACAGGACTGGGGACCATAAACTCATGGGAAACGTCGCCGCCCATAGCGCCGGAGTCTGCCTCACAGATAATGTAGTCGAGACCGCATCGGTCAAATATGCGGCAGTAGGCATCGTACATGGACTTATAACTCTTGTTGAGTCCCTCATAATCCAGGTCAAAGCTATAAG contains:
- a CDS encoding DUF4416 family protein, with amino-acid sequence MGQISKPKPVNLLIGVLTSIPEILREIDKTLEEYFGPIDLKSDILPFHFTDYYTGEMGKGIQRQFYSFEKLILPDEIAAIKVQTNALEEFVASLKQYAMKRPVNIDPGYINESRLILVSTKDFSHRIYLRDGIYAEVTLNYRRGRYESFPWTFPDYQSPDYQNFFLLVRELYVKKLKKRNHILWKRP
- a CDS encoding proline--tRNA ligase, translating into MKWSQTLIPTLKESPSEAEIDSHKLMIRAGLIRRITAGAYAYLPLGTLVLNKVVDIVREEMNRAGAIEVFLPALQPLDLLEESGRLNVFGDDLITFEDRHGKTTALGPTHEEIITDIVRNEINSYRQLPITLYQIQTKFRDETRPRFGVLRSKEFIMKDAYSFDLDYEGLNKSYKSMYDAYCRIFDRCGLDYIICEADSGAMGGDVSHEFMVPSPVGEDVLIRCLKCGYSANRERAEAAPIPRENNATPQPIKEISTPNKHTIQEVSDFLQIKPDQMVKTMIYIAGGQPVAVLLRGDHEVNETKLTKLLGQETVALADHTTIEHVTGARVGFAGPVGIQIKIIADQAVSILRNFVTGANKPDAHLLHVNPERDFTIGGVADVRYVTKGDRCPKCNHEIDISQGIEIGHVFKLGTKYSDALKAKFLDTNGKEKSMIMGCYGIGVNRIIASLIERSHDENGIIWPIALAPYKIIIIPVNVNDAASMQIANHIYEDLTNIAGLEVLLDDRDQRPGVKFKDADLIGIPIKIIIGKKFTETKELEIKLRKSGETFLTPPDEVRSKIKHLLEALSKP
- a CDS encoding HAD family hydrolase gives rise to the protein MINGYIIRKFNDEKIPGRFRAILFDLDGTLLDTLEDLGNAANRVLRKNGFPMHDMDAYRTMVGDGAVVLIRRALPEDKRNDETIRACVQSFREEYGRGWKTKTRPYDGVAEMLDALTVYGMKMAVLSNKPDDFTKRCVAEFLSDWTFDMVLGQSDSTPLKPDPAGAKEIAKYLDIPPSHFIYLGDTAIDMKTAVATGMFPVGALWGFRTEKELRENGAQALIKKPQEILNLLGTTSDTAQTKRKHDIKGKAGRDK
- a CDS encoding CapA family protein, with the protein product MSDTISIFMCGDVMTGRGIDQVLPYPGNPLLHEFYMKNARGYLELAERESGRIPHPVSFSSIWGDALGELERIAPDLKIVNLETSITKSNDYWKGKPVHYRMNPLNIPCITAPRIDCCSLANNHTLDWGYTGLAETIETLKKAHVKSAGAGWNLKEAETPALLDVDGKGRVIVFSFGSETSGIPLEWAALGNRPGVNLLKDLSDSAVRHIREQVQKVKQRRDIVIASIHWGDNWGYEIPHEQIQFAHMLIDYAGIDIVHGHSSHHVKGIEVYQDRPIIYGCGDFLNDYEGISGYEFFRGDLGLMYFAYAEPASGRLVRFQMTPTHTKHFRVNRASTPDAVWLSNILNREGKRFGTRVVLNKDHTLTLEWD
- the ndk gene encoding nucleoside-diphosphate kinase, coding for MEKTLVILKPDTIQRRLIGKIISRFEEKGFQIVGLKMTQISEDMAKKHYAVHENKDFFEPLVRYTSSAPVIVMVLKGKNAIEIVRKMMGATFGSKAEPGTIRGDYAVSNRFNLIHGSDSPASAEKEIGIFFDKKELFEYNPTDLKWVYDMSTGDII